GATAGAATTCAGATGCAAATGCTCTTACTATGGGTACGCTAAACTATAAAGGGGATACATAGAACCATGCAACCACGAACGCTCTCTAGAGAGGAAGAAGCTGAGCTGGCCCAGAGcaataaaaaggtaaaagatATCAACCATGCGGAGTTCAACGACAGATCTTGGGTTTCCTCGCCCTCGTTGGGAAACCAAGCCACAGGTCCCAATACCAAACCTTCATTCAAAGACAAACTTGTGGGGGAAATACCAGGTGCCTTTGCACAAGCTTTCAACTTAACGGACCAAATGGAGGAGGACTTGGACTCTAACGATGAGAGTGGTGAGGCCTCCACCTCCATCCATGAGAGGCAGGTGAAAATCAAGCTATCTAAAGAAACTAATAAGCATATTCGAGGTCCCTAGTCTAAGGCTATCATAGTGACGCTAGTTGGGAAAACAATGGGTCTCAGCTATATACAGAGCAAGTTGGCTCAACTATGGAGACCTGAAGGAAGGATGGATTGCATTGACCTTAGTTATGGCTTCTTCTTAGTCAGATTCTACTCCAAGGAAGACTTAGAGAGGGTGATCAAAAGGAGTCTGTGGTTCATCGAGGACCACTTCCTCTCTTTGAGACCGTGGGAGCCATTCTTCAAGTCATCGATGGCAAATGtttctctaatttttgtttggatCAGGCTTAATGAGCTCCCTATTGAGCTTTATGAAACAAAGGTGCATAAGGAAATTGGTGAATCAATTGGCAAGGTGTTATGGATTGATTCACATACAGCCATGGAGGCGCATGGCAGATACGCCAGATTATGTATCCATATTGATATCAACAGGCCGCTTGTCAACAGCATTCTTATTGGTCGTTTTGAGCAGGTGGTTACTTATGAGGGAAtccaaaaattgtgtttttcatgTGGCAAAATTGGGCATAAGGTTGAAGCTTGCCCATACACTATTCGTAAGGAAAAGGATAAGGAACAGAATGCTCCGACGAAGGAAGCTCTAGAGAGCCAAATCAATGACGTTGGTGATGGAAGTGCTGATCTTCAGAACTTGCACGGCATTGTCACGCACAATGCATGTAAGGCGACGAACGTGGAGGGGCATTATGGTCCATGGATGATGGTGAGTAGGAAAAGATACGGACAGAAAGGGAAAAGGACAGATTACGGTATTGGGCTTGGCACGGGGAATGCTGGCATCTCAGCATGGAATTCCACTAACCAACTGACTCCAGTTTTTGCGGAAGGAACGAGCATGCCCGTTGGTGGTCCTTCATCTAGCAAAATTTTGCCACGTAGACTTGCCAATCCTAAGACTATGGCCAGGTTCAAGAATGAGGTGAAATCGTGGGCTTCAAAAACTCCAAGAGTGTTTACTATTAAGGAAAGGCCCACTTCAAGCCCTAGTATGACTAGATTACCTGTGGACAACTTTAAGGAGGCAATGGTTAGTTTGAAGCAACATAGCAGCCCAAGCCCATCTCCCCATGTACCCATAACATATCCGTCCTTagtgaaaaacaaaaagcatTTGGCTAGGAACTTAGCTTCTAATATTTTACCCAAAAGCGCCGCCTCTTCATGTGTGGAAGGTTTAGACAGGAAGATCACCACCCCTCACCTCACCCACCCTCCTTTATCTCGGTCTGAGCCCAACCAACCCACCTGCACCACTTTTGAATTCTCGACGAAAGCCAATGCTGAGACTGGATTACTTGCTGAAAGTGAGAGTGATCGGAGTTTGCATGCCCAGCTCGTCGAAGAGAAGAGTCTTACCGATGATCATATGGTGTCCGATGTTGCCGAAGATCATATGGTGTCCGATGAGGGAAGTGGAGCCGCTCCTTTCCTCTAAAGTATGTTACACGGCTTTATACCTCCAGTCCatcatgaattttattatttggaatAGTAGAGGTGCCCTAAAGCCTAATTTTTAGGGACATATCCATAATTTAGTCCAGAAGCATAATCTGGCCATCCTTGTGGTTATGGAGATGAAATTAGGGGGTGATAAAGCTAAGGCAATTACTGACAGGTTGCCctttgatggtaccatccacACAAATACCATCGGATACTCTAGTGGTCTGTGGCTTCTTTGGAATTCAGAGTTAGTTAAGGTGGAATTGCTTGCGAAGACTAAGCAGGAAATTCACGTTGAAGTTAAGGTACGAGCCTTTAGGCTTACTTGGTTGTTTTCTGCTATCTATGATAGCCCTAGGAGTGAGGAGAGATGTATATTATGGGAGAATCTAACTAAAGTTGCAGAATTACATAAGTTGTTATGGGTTATAGCTAGAGATTTTAATGAGCCGTTAATTGATGAGGATAAATTCAGAGGTAAAGGTGTAAACATCAATCGATCTCTGGCTTTTAAGGACTACCTTGATAGATACAGTATGGTGGATATGGGATTTTCTAGTCCTAGATATACTTGGACTAACAAGAGAGACATCAGCAATTTGATTCTTGAAAAGATTGACAGATTTTTCATGAACCCGGATTGGTGCGTCATTTACCCAAATGCCAGAGTAACCCACCTCCCTAGGTGTCACTCTAATCATTGCCTTGTTCTCATGGAAGCTCTGCCAATCAGTATAGTCAAGCTCATCAGGCCATTCAAGTTTCAAGAATTTTGGCTTTCCTACATCTCCTTTCCCACCATTGTTTCCAAAGCTTGGAATGGGAATAGGGAATTAGTAGAGTCTATTGATTGTTTCTCAAAGGATGCAACAGCGTGGAATAGAAACCACTTTGGCAACATACATcagaaaaaaaggagaatttTGGCTCGAATTTATGGTACCCAAAAGGCGCTGTCCAACAATCCTAACTCCTCTCTTATTTGTCTTGAGAATTAGCTACTTAATGAACTGGAGACTATTCTGGACCAAGAGCGTGATCTCTGGATATTGAAGTCTAGGCTGAACTGGATGATCCAAGGGGATAGGAACACCTCTTTCTACCATGTTTCTACCCTTGCTCGAAGGAAAAGAAATCACATTGCGGTAGTCAAAGATGAAAGGGAGTCATGGCTCATTGAGGAAATGGAGGTAATGAAGCATTTTAGGGCTGGATTCCATACTTTGTACACCACTGCCCAAAAGATGGTCTCTTGGAACCCCCCTTGTTTGGATCAGTGGCATGTTCAGCTTTCAGAGGAGGAAAAGCAATCGCTTGATGCCATGGTTTCCATTGAAGAAATTAAGGAGGCACTATGATCCATGAAACCTTACAAGGCCCCGGGACCAGAAGGGTTGCATGCTGGTTTCTTCCAAAGGTTTTGACTCATAGTTGGGGATTCAGTGAGGAAAGAGGTTGAAAAAGTCTTCATTGAAAGGAAAGTTCCCGAGTATCTCAACATCACTCATATTGTTCTCATTCCTAAGATTCAAGGTCCGGAAACTATTGGGAACTACATACCAATCAGCTTATGCAACTCAGTCTACAAAATCATCACTAAGATATTAGTTGCCAGGATCAGACCACACTTGGACAAGCTTATCTCTCTTTACCAAACTACTTTCATCCCAGGCAGGATAGGTGTTGATAATGCAATCATTGTCCAAGAATTAATTCACACCATTGGGAGAGCCAAAGGTAATAGAGGGATCATGTCTATCAAGATCGATTTAGAAAAAGCCTATGATAAAATTGAGTGGAGCTTTATTAGGGAGATGCTCACTCTTTTTAATTTCCCAGAGAACCTCATTAAGCTTATCATGAGCTGCATG
The Quercus lobata isolate SW786 chromosome 10, ValleyOak3.0 Primary Assembly, whole genome shotgun sequence DNA segment above includes these coding regions:
- the LOC115964496 gene encoding uncharacterized protein LOC115964496, whose protein sequence is MGLSYIQSKLAQLWRPEGRMDCIDLSYGFFLVRFYSKEDLERVIKRSLWFIEDHFLSLRPWEPFFKSSMANVSLIFVWIRLNELPIELYETKVHKEIGESIGKVLWIDSHTAMEAHGRYARLCIHIDINRPLVNSILIGRFEQVVTYEGIQKLCFSCGKIGHKVEACPYTIRKEKDKEQNAPTKEALESQINDVGDGSADLQNLHGIVTHNACKATNVEGHYGPWMMVSRKRYGQKGKRTDYGIGLGTGNAGISAWNSTNQLTPVFAEGTSMPVGGPSSSKILPRRLANPKTMARFKNEVKSWASKTPRVFTIKERPTSSPSMTRLPVDNFKEAMVSLKQHSSPSPSPHVPITYPSLVKNKKHLARNLASNILPKSAASSCVEGLDRKITTPHLTHPPLSRSEPNQPTCTTFEFSTKANAETGLLAESESDRSLHAQLVEEKSLTDDHMVSDVAEDHMVSDEGSGAAPFL